The Candidatus Roseilinea sp. sequence AAGCGCTCTCAGAGAGCGTCGCGTGAGGCTGAAAGATGGACACCCTACACGCGGTACTCGTCGGCTGCGGCAATATGAGCCGTGGCTGGTTGCGGACGCTCGCCACGATTGAAGGGCTCGTCGTTGCTGGGCTAGTGGACGTCGTCGCGGAAGCCGCACAGGCGCGCAAGGATGAATTTGGACTGGCGCATGCGCGCACCGGTGACGACCTCGAAGCGATGCTGTCATCGGTCAAGCCCGACATCGTGTTCGACACGACCGTGCCCGAAGCGCATGCCCAAACCACGCTGACCGCGCTGCGACATGGCTGCCACGTGTTGGGCGAAAAGCCTATGGCGACCTCGATGGATGACGCACGGCGAATGGTCGAAGCCGCACAGCGCGCCGGCAAGCTCTACGCCATCGTGCAAAACCGGCGCTTCACTGCGCCGATCCGTCGCATCCGGGAATTCCTGCGCTCCGGCGCCATCGGCGACCTCACCACAGTCAACTGCGACTTCTACATCGGCGCCCACTTCGGCGGCTTTCGCGATCACATGCCTCATGTCCTTCTGTTGGACATGGCCATCCACACCTTCGATCAGGCGCGCTTTTTGACCGGCCAAGACGCTGTGCGCGTCGCCTTCTGCCAAGAGTGGAACCCGCGAGGTTCATGGTATGACCGCGATGCTTCGGCGATCGCCGTGTTCGAGATGAACGACGGCGTGATCTTCACCTATCGCGGCAGTTGGTGCGCCGAAGGGATGAACACGAGCTGGGAGGGCGACTGGCGCTTCATCGGCGCGAACGGCAGCGCAAAGTGGGATGGCGGCAACGGTTTCTGCGCCCAGACGCCGGAGGAGCGCAGCGGCTTGATCTACAAACAGCGCGACCTCACGCTACCCGAACTGGACACCACCGGCCTGAGCGAGGGGCACGCAAGTGTGATCCGGCAATTTGTGGACTGCGTGCGCAAAGGCGGCACGCCGGAAACTGTCTGCACCGACAACATCAAGAGCTTGGCCATGGTGTTCGGGGCCATCGAAGCCGCAACCCGCGGGCGACCGATCACCATACAGATTTAACACAACCCATGCACAATAGCAGGGTGCGACGAGCTGGCATGTCAACCCGGCACGCTATCGCGCTGATGTTGATAACAACACCTTACTCCAGCTAAACCAAGTCAGCCGCACCAAGCGCGCGGGGGTGTCTTGCCGGAGTCGCTTGACAAGCGATTTGCACAAATCGCAGAGCGTGTGTAAAACTATGGTCCAGAACCGCGACGCTCAAAGCGGCGATGGGCCATAAAACAGTTCAATTCTGGAGGGAACAGCTCATGAAATTCGCAAAGCGTATCTCGTTATTGATCCCTGCGTTGGCAATTGCGCTTTCCGCATGCGGCGCTCCTGCGGCCGAGGTGGACAGGAATAGCGACTTCTTCCTGGCCCTGCCCCGTATAGAAGTCGCACTCGACGACAACGGCACACCTTCGATTGCAGGCCTGAGCCCCGAACTCCTTAACACGCTCACCTTCGGGCAACTTGACCTCAATCAATTCGCCATCGGCAAGGACTGGGTGGACTATCTGAAGAGCACCGGCGTCCAGCACATCGAATTAGCCTTCCATGGCAAGGGCGCATTCATCTACGCGAACGGCAAACAACTGCCGTCCATTCGGCTGAGCGAGGAGTCGGTGTCGAACATCGGTGACGTGGCCGAGAGCGTGACGCCCATCTTCGCCCCAGGATTCGAAGGCTACGCTGCGCTGGCGAAGCGCTTCCTGCCTTTGGCCCGCAGCCTGGGCCTGGGCTTGGTGATCCGCGTGCCGAGCACCGGCGCGCCGGAGATCCCGCTGCGCGATCCGAAGGCGCCTGCGCCGGCTGCGCCTGCGACGCCGGGCGAAGATTCGGTGCTGGTTCGCGTCGTGATTGATTACGATCAAAACGGCGTGCCGTCGGTCGCCGGCGTCTCCGCCACGGAGCTCGAGCAGATGTTCGGCTTGGATCTGACCACGGTCAAGCTCGATCCGAACTTCGTCCGCGCGTTAATCGATCGCGGCGTGCAACACGTCTCGATGCGCAGCGAAGGTGACGGCTTGGCGCTGGCTTTCAATGACAAGCCACTGCCCAACCTTGTGTGCGATGAGAACTGCCTGAAGAACACCTCCGAAGTGATCGTTGCGCTCAACACTTATCCGGAGTTCAGCCAGATCAACACGCTGGTTGAGAAGTTCGGACCGACGCTGGCGAGCGTGAATGCCGAAATCGCGCTGCGCTTCCCGCCCGCGCCCGGCGCGCAGCGGATTCCGCTGCCCTTTGCCTCAGGGAATTAGTCACACGCAAGGCGAAAGAGGTTACACCTATGAACGTACCGCGAAGATACGGCGGGCTCAGAGTCTTGGGGACGATCCTCATCGTCGCAGGCATCGTTGTGCTCGTCTTCGGGTTGATTGGCGGCTTGGTGTTGCTGACCGGCAACTTCTGGCCTGGTTACAACCAAGGCTTTAACATGATCGGCTGGGGCCCGGTTCTCTTGGGCCTGGTGAACGGCATTCCGCTGATCGCGTTCGGCGCTTTGCTGCGCCTACTCACCGATGTCGAGTACAACTCACGCGCTGCCCTGCAAGTGGCCGAGCAGAGCCGTAAGTCGGCTGAGGCGGCAGTGAAGAACAGCGAGACGCTCATGAAGAACACCGAGACCCTGATGCGCAACACTGAGGCAGCCGTTCGCAATATGGAAACGGCGCTGAAGAGCGTCGGGGGTGCCCCAGCGCCTGCAGTCGCCACAGCATCTGGCGCGACAGGCGCTCCGAAGACGGAATGAGCAGGGAGAGCAGGTTCGTCAAGGGTCGTCTCTGGGTGCACCGAGACGCTCTGAACGCCGTCTCATCGCTGAACACAGGAAGCTAGGCAACGGTTGATTCATAAGCCTTTGGCACCAAAAGCGGGCGTTCTTTAGAGGACGCCCGCTTTTTTCTCGGCATTGGCGAACGCGTCGCAGTCAAAGCGCAGCTTATCACCCAAGCCGCTAAAACCCGGACTCCCTTCAACGCTTCGTCTTTATCATCCGCGCCGATGGTCACTTTGGTCGTTACCTCCCAGATTACGCGCGGGTTAAATTACCCGCTCGTTGCCGCCATCAATCGGGATCTGCGCGCCGGTGGTTTTGGCGAAGACCGGGCCACACAGCTCAGCGACCAGCTCCGCAACGTCGCGGCTGGTCACCTCCACTCCCAGCACGTTGTTGCGCTTGTACTGCTCGACGGTCATCCCATAACTCTGCGCGCGCGCGGACAGCACCGCATCCGTCCAGATGCCGGTGTCGAACACCGCGTTCGGGTGGACGACGTTCACGCGGATGCCGTCGCTGCCCCACTCCAGCGCAGCCACGCGCGCAAGCTGCGTCAGCGCAGCCTTCGATGCCGAGTAAGCGGCTGCGCCCGGCCCCGGCGCCGGCACGTTCTTCGAGCCGACCACCACCACGCGGCCGCCGCGCGGCGCCTGCTTGAGCAGCGGATGCGCTTCGCGCATCAGCATTGCGTTGGCGTCCAGGTTAATGCGGAATGCGCGCGACCAGGTCTGCGTCTCCAGCGCGGCGATGCGCTGGCTGGCCGGGAAGATGCCGGCGTTGAGCACTAGCATATCCAGCCCACCATAGCGCCGCGCTGCGCGTTCCAGCGCATCGCGCAACGCCGCTTCGTCGCTCACGTCGGCGAGGATTCCCAAAAACTCCGGTTGTGGAAAGAGGCTTTCGATGGCCGGAGCGATGTCGAGGCCAACCACGGCGGCGCCGCGCTTCAGCAACGCCTGGGCACACGCCCTGCCGATGCCGGAAGCCGCGCCGGTTACCAGCGCCACTTCGCCGGTGAACATCTGCGGCGCCGGCATGCGTTTAAGCTTGGCCTGCTCCAGATCCCAATACTCCACGCGAAACAGCTCCGCCTCCGGCAGCGCACGCCATCCACCCAGCGACTCTGCGCGCAGGATGACGTCAATCGTCTGGGCATAGATCTCAGCGGCGATGGTCGCGTCTTTCACGCTGCGACCAGCGGTCACCATCCCCAGCTCCGGGTCGAGGATCACGCGCGGCGCCGGGTCAAGCATGTCGAGCGGCTGCGACGATGCCGCGCGGTGACGGGCGAAGTAAGCCTCGTATTCGGCGCGGTAGGCTTCCACATCGCGGCCGATCAGCGGCAGGCGCTTGGTGCGGATGATGTGATCTGGCGTGGCTGGCCCACGCCGCGCGATGGATGCAACGTCGGCTCGGCGAGCAAAGCCCAGCGATTTGTCGTCGTCGTGCATGGTCAAGATCATCGGCGCGCCGGCCGCTTCGGACACAGCCCGGCGCAGCGTGGCCAGCTCAACCCGCACCGGCCGGTCGCCTCGCCGGGCCGGCGGGAAGGTAATCTGCCACGCGCCATGCTGCGCAATGTATTCCTCCGCCCGCGTCACCAGATCAATCATCCGCGTGTAAGCCTGTCGCGCCGTATCACCGAAGGTGACCAGCCCATGCTGCATCAGCACAATGCCGATGAGGTCATCTTTGCGAGCGTGCGCAGCGAACCGCTCGGCGCACAGCTTGGCCAGTGTGAAGCCCGGCATGACGTAGGGCACAATCAGCACGGCGTCGCCGTACAGCTCGCGCACGCGGCGTTCGCCGTCGGGAGTGTTGGTGATGGCGAGCAGCGCATCGGCGTGCGTGTGATCAACGAACTTGTAGGGCAAGATCGCGTGCAAGACGGCTTCGACGGAAGGCGCAGGCGCGCCGGGTTCGATGGCGTAGCTGCGCAACAGGCGCATCATCTCGGCATCGGCGAGCTGGGGCAACGCGGCCAGCCGCGCCGTCGGCTGCAGGCGCAGCGGCGTGAAGCCCGCCGCTTCAATCGTCGCCAGGTCCCAGCCGCTGCCCTTGACGTAGAGGATATCTTCCTCTTCGCCGAAGACATCCCGCGCGCGCGTCTTCACCGAGGTGTTGCCGCCCCCGTGTAACACCAGCGACGGCTCGCGCCCCAGCAGGCGCGACGTATAGACGCGCTGGGCCAGGTCGCCAACGAAAGTTGCCGCTTCCGCATCGTTCCAGAGATTTTGCATTGCTTCAATCCAGCACGAACTCCCGCGTTGGCTGCGGCGTTTGGTGCATCTTCAAGTTCACGCCGAAGAGAAACACCGCGTAGGATGCTCGGTCCGCACGAGCGCAGTCTCAACGTTCTGCCGCCTCGCCACTGTGTGACTGAGGCGCCGGCTCTGGCCAGACGTGGCTCCACAAGATAAACGCCAGCGTCGAGATGAGCAGCAACAGGAAGCCTGGCTCCATAAGGGCCAAGGTGAGGGGCTGGAACATCATCACGATGCCGAGCACCATGCCGGTGATGATGACGCCCATCACCCAACTGTAGCGTCGGTTAGGCAGCTTGCCTCCCAGCCGCTTCTCGGCAATCTGGATCAGCCGGATGAACACGCCGAGGATGATGAAGAATCCAACAATGAAGATGAGGAATTGCAGCGTGGGGTTCATCAGAACGCCTCAATTGAGCGACAGACGGCGGCCGGTCTTGCGGTCGAAGAAGTGCAACCGTTCGCACACGATGCGATAGCGCACCTCGCTACCGATGCTGAAGTCGGCGATGCCGCTCACGGTGCTGAGCAGGCTCTGCCGGCCCGACCGGATATGCACAATGGTCTCGACGCCGAGTGGTTCGAGCAGAGCGATCTGCCCGCTCAGGTCGCCGTCGGGGGTGATCTGCACGTCCTCCGGCCGGAAGCCGAGCGTGAAGGATTCCGGCAGCCCGACATGCGCCGGCGCGGGCAGTTGAATCGTGCTGTCGGACACGCGAATCATCCCGTCGGCGCGCGCCGCATCATACAGGTTAATGCGCGGCACGCCAACCAGCTTGGCCACGAACGTCGTGGCGGGGAAGTCATAGATCTCGCGCGGTGTGCCCACTTGCACCAACACACCTTCGCGCAACACGCCGACGCGGTCGGCCAGGGTCATCGCCTCGATCTGGTCGTGGGTGACGAACAGGGTGGTGCTGTGCGCCTCGCGCTGCAGCCGGTTCAGCTCGATGCGCAGCGCCTCGCGCAGCTTGGCGTCCAGGTTGGACAGCGGCTCGTCCATCAGAAAGATCTTGGGCCGGCGCACCAGGGCGCGCCCCAGCGCCACGCGCTGCATCTCGCCACCCGATAGGTTGCGTGTGGAGCGCTGAAGCAGATGAGTGATGCGCACGCGCTCGGCAGCCTCGTGCACGCGCTGTTTGATCTCGGCCTCGCTCAAGTTGCGGCCCGGCGCGCGCAGGGGGAAAGCCAGATTGTCGTACACCGACATCGTCGGATAGAGCGAGTAGTACTGAAAGACGAAGGCGGTATCGCGCTCGGCCGGCGTCATGTCATTGACCGGCACACCGTCGAAAAGCACCTCGCCCGCGTCTTGATTTTCGAGGCCGGCGATCACGCGCAGCGTGGTCGTCTTGCCTGCGCCGGTCTGACCCAGCAGCACGAAGAACTCGCCGTCCTTCACGGTGAAGCTCACGTCGTTCAGCGCGATGACGGAGCCGAATTTCTTGGTAATATGACTTAGCTCGACTGTTGCCACGGCTGATCTTTCAACTAATCATCACCCATCCATCATGCATGATGGATGGGTGGTGGAACGGCCCGCTCGTCTCTCGGGTCGAAGAAGCGCGCCATAGATGGATTGAGATCGAAGCGCACTGTCTCGCCGACGGTAAAGCGAGCGTCGCGGCTTACGCGCGCATGGATGGAATGATCGTCGCCCATCTCCAGCACCAGCATCGTATACGCGCCGTGCAAATCCACCGAATATACGGTGGCAGCCAGTTGTCCGTTCGGGTGGATGTGCACCGCTTCCGGCCGAAAGCCGACGATGACGCCGCTGCCGGACAACCCACGGTTGAGCGCCTCCGACCAGTCGGGCGGCGGCGTATAGCGATTGCCGCCGGGCAACGTCGCGACGCCGTCGGCCCAATGGCCTTTCACCAAGTTCATCCCTGGGCTGCCGATGAACTGGGCCACGAACAGGTTGCTGGGCGTGTGATACACCTCGGCCGGTGTGCCGACTTGTTGCACCACGCCTTGGCTCATCACCACGATGCGGTCAGCCATCGCCATCGCCTCGATCTGATCGTGCGTGACATAGACGGTGGTCGCGTTTTGCAGAATGTGCAGGCGCTTGATCTCCGAGCGCATCGTCTCGCGGAAGTCGGCGTCGAGCGCGCCAAGCGGCTCATCCATCAGGAAGCACGACGGCCGGCGCACCAAGGCGCGCGCCAGTGCGATGCGCTGTTGGTCACCGCTGCTGAGCGCGCCGGGGCGCGATTTGAGCAGCGGCTCGATCTGCAACAGCTCGGCCACTTCCTTCACGCGCCGCTGGATATTCTCCCGGCGCTCACCTTCGGCTTGTAGGGGGAAGGCGATGTTCTCCCAGGCCGTCAAGTGCGGGTAGAGCGCAAAGAACTGGAAGACCATGGCCACGTCGCGCTGGCTCGGCTTTCGCCAGGTGACGTCTTGACCGTTGAGGATGATCCTGCCGCCACTTACGGTCTCCAGGCCGGCGATCATGCGCAGCGTCGTCGTTTTGCCACAGCCCGATGGGCCGAGCAGCGCCACGAATTCGCCGTTCTTGATGGACAGATCAAGCGGACGCACGGCATACTGCTCCCCGAATCGCTTCTCGACTTGCTGGAGTTCGATGTCTGCCATGAGCTCACTCCCTACTTCCGACTTCCCACCACCGAGCGGGCAGTCGAGAGTCGGTCATTCACTTCCTCAGCGCACCGAACGTCACGCCGCGCAGCAAGTAGTCGCGCAAGGCAAACGTCACAATGATGACCGGAAACAAGAAGCCAAGCGTACCGGCTGCGATGGCCGACCACTCGATACCGCCGGTCCCCAGCACAGTCGGGATGCTGGGTGGGGCTGTGCGCGCGCGCTCGCTCGTCAGCATCAGCGCGAAGGCGTACTCGTTCCACGCGAAGATCAGGCAGAACACGAAGGTGGCGGCAATGCCGGTGATCGCCTGCGGCAACACCACCTTGCGGAAGGCTTGCAGCCGGCTGTAGCCGTCCACCAGCGCCGCCTCCTCATATTCGCGCGGGATCTCGTCAATGAAGCCCTTGAGCAACCACACCGCGAACGACAGGTTGAACACGGTGTAAAGCAGGATCAGTCCCAGATGGGTATCGTAGAGCCTGAGCTGCTGATACATCAGGAAGATGGGAATGGTGACGACCACCGGCGGCAGCATGCGCGTGCTGAGGATGAAGAAGAGCAAATCACCCTTGCCCGGCACATGAAAGCGGCTGAAGGCGTAGGCCGCCAGCACGCCCAGCAACACCGAAAGCACGGTTGAGGCGCTGGCCACGATGACCGAGTTGATCAGCCGCTGACCATACTGACTGGGCCCAGTGATGCGCTGGCCGCGCTCGGCCATGATGCGCTCGGCGAAGTTGAGGTCGGGGCGTTGCTTGTATTCCTCCATCATGCCCGGCGGCAACAGCACGCGCTTGGTGAGTAGGCTGATGAAGCCCTCGATCGTCGGCTCGAAGAATACCTTCGGCGGGATGGCGACGACATCGGGGCGCGACTTGAACGCGGCGGTCACCATCCAGAACACCGGGATCAGGCTGATCACGGCGTAGAGCACGACGACGGCGATGCGCAAGGCGCGTGTGAACTGATAACGCGCGCCCACCTTGTCCACGCGCGTGGCATAGGTGATTGGAGCACTGGTTGTTGAAATGGCCATAGCGTTGAACCATCCATCGTCAATCCCGACACAGACGCATCATGGTTGACGATTGACCATTAAATCAATGATTCTCTCCACGGATGCGGTTCAGCGAGCGGACATACAGGTTGCTGACGGCGATGACGATGACCAAGATGATGTAGGCCAGCGCGCTGGACTCGCCGGTGGTGAAGCGCGTGAAGGCGGCGCGATATAGGTGCACGGCGATCAACTCGGTCGCATCGCCCGGCCCGCCGCCGGTCAGGCCCATCACCAGGTCAAAAGTCTTGAACGCCTCGATGGTGCGGAACAAGATTGCGATCAGCAACAGCGGCGCCACTTGTGGCAGCGTGATGCGCCAGAACTGGAACCATGGGCTGGCGCGATCTATCGCCGCCGCTTCGTACAGGTAATCGGGAATCGCTTTCAGCCCGGATAGGCACAAGAGCATGACAAACGGGCTCCACATCCACACGTCCACAATGATGATGGCCCACAATGCACGGCTGGCCTCACCCAGCCAATCCGGGCCGGAATTCGGCACGCTGTAGCCGATCAGGTAGTTGAAGATGCCGAAGGCCGGGTTGTAGATCAGCTTCCAGAACAGGCCGATGACGACCGGCGACATCATGATCGGGATCAGGATGAGCGTGGTAATCAGGCCGCTGCCCTTGAAGCGCTCGCGCAGGAACAGCGCCAAGCCAAAGCCGACGATCGCCTGCAGCGCCACCGTGGTCACGACGTAGCGGCCGGTCAGCGTGAAATACTGCCAGATGCGCGGGTCGCTGAGGAGTTTGTTGTAATTTTGCAGCCCAACCCAGGCCGGCGGGACGTCGGGCTTGATCACCGAGAACTCGGTGAAGCTCAGGTACAAGCTATAGAACAGCGGAAAGATGTTCCACAGCACCAGCAGGATGATGGTCGGCGCAATGAACAGCACCTGAATCTGCACATCGGTGAGTGAGCGCCGGCTGTGGACATGCGCGGGTTGAGTTCGAGTCAGTTGCATCTCGTGGCGAAGAAACCAGGTTTCTTTGCAGAAACCTGGTTTCTTTCATCAGTCGTGCGTTTCGCAAGCACCGGTTACTTCAGATAGCCGGCCTTCTTGAGGATCTCAGTGTGCTCGCGCGCGATGTTGTCGAGCGCTTCTTTGGCCGTGCCTTGGCCCTCGACGATGTACTTGCTCAGCTCGCGCTGCGAGACGACCAGCAGATCGCCGAACTCGGGGATGTTCCAGAAGTCCTTGACGAAGTTCATCGTCTCGGCGAACGCCGGGTTGTAGGGCGTGGCCTGCTTGAACGTGTCGGAGTTCAACACTTCGATGTTGCAGGTGTAGCCGCCGAGCGCCGCCCACTTCTCCTGCACCGGCTTGCTGGCGAACCACTCGATGAAGTCCTTCGCTGCCTGTTGGCGCTCCGGGCTGATGTAGGCGTTCACGCTGATGCCCTGACCACCAAGCGAGGCATACTGCGCGCCGCCGGGACCGGGCGGCGTGGAGAAGAAGCCGACTTTGTCGTGGTAGTTCGGATTGGTCTGCGGGTTCACCAACGCCGGGAAGAAGGCGAAGTAGTTCGTGATCATCGCGACCTGGCCGCTGATGAAGGCATCGTTCATCTCCTGGAAGAAGGCGTTGCTCAAACCCGGCGGCATGAACTTGGTGTATAGCTCGCGATACAACTCGAGGGCCTTTGCAGCGTTCTCGGTGTTCAACACGCCTTCGACCTCGAACTTGTCGTTCTTCCAGTCGGCGCCGAAGTTGAAGATGAAATTCTGCGCGCCCATCGTGATCGCGTCGTAGTCCTTCTGCGTGTAGACCGCGATGCCGTATAGGTTCTTTTCGGGCCGGGTGAAGAACTCGGCGATGTCGCGCAACTGCAACAAGTCCTTCGGCACGTCGAGGTCATAGCCATACTTGGCTTTGAACGCTTCCTTCTCCGCCGGATCCTCGAACAGGTCCTTGCGATAGGCCCAACCCAGCGCGTCGCCCTCGGTCGGGAAGGCCCAATACTTGCCGTTATAGGTGCCATAGTAGAGCAGCGTGGCCGGCGTGACCGTCTTGTCCAGGCCCTTCTCCTTCATGAAGTCGGTCAGGTCAAGGTAGTGCCCCTGCGTCGCCGCCTGGCCGAGCCATTGGCTGTCGCCGACGACCATGTCGTAGCCGGTGCCCTTGGCCGCCCACTCCGCCGTGACCTTGTTGTAGTAGGTGCCCCAAGGCTCCTGTACGACGTTGACTTTGATGCCCTTTTCCTTCTGGTAGTCATTGGCCAATTCCTGCAGATAGTTCGCCGGATCCCATTCCGCCCACCAGATGGTGAGTTCTGTGACCCCGCCGGCCGGAGCCTGCTCGGCGGGCGCCGCGGGTGCTGCGGGAGCCGACGGCGCAGCCGGCGCTGCGCAGCCAGCGATCAAAGCCGCTGTAAGTCCAAGGGCGAGTAATCCTGACTTCGTGGTCATACTTTCTTTTCTCCTTTTGGGTGACATGAGATGAGCAGGTCCAGACGTTTTAGCACATCGAGCGGAATTGGCAAGTTCACTGCTCAAGCTGTGCGAAGATCGGTTTGAGCGCCGGATAGAGTTCGCGGAAGCGCGCATAGGCTTCGTCGTAACGACGCAATACGGTTGAGTCTTCGCTAGGCGACGTGCGCGACGTCACGCGGATCACGGCATCGCAAGCCTCGCGCGTATTGCGCCATAGGCCAATGCCCACACCGGCCAACAATGCTACGCCGAACGCCCCACCCTCCGTCGAGTTGACCAGGGTGATGTCAGCCTGAAAGATGTCAGCCAGCATTTGCCGCCAGATTGCGCTGCGCGCTCCGCCGCCGGCTGCGCGCACCTCGTCCACGTGCAGCCCCAGCTCGCGCATGAGCTCGATGGAGTCGCGCAGGCCGAAGCTGATGCCCTCGACCACTGCCCGCGCCAGATGCGCCTGGGTGTGACGCAGCGTCAGGCCGACGAACGCCCCGCGCGCCAGCGGGTCGCGGTGGGGGGTGCGTTCACCTGTGAGATAGGGCAAAAACATCAACCCTTCTGCGCCGATCGGGACCTCGGCAGCGCTCTGCATCAACAGGTCATAGGGGTCGGCTGGGCTGGGTGGTCGTGTGACCAATTGCGGATGGCCGAGTGCGATCACGTCGCGCTGCCAGCGCAGGCTGCCGCCGGCGGAGAGCATCACGCCCATGAAGAACCAGGTCTCTGGCACGGCGTGGCAAAACACCTCCACCGCGGTGTCGCGGACAGGAGGATACCGCTCGACCGAAGCAAACACCACGCCCGAGGTGCCCAGCGTGACGTTAACGATGCCCTCACGCACTGAACCCAGCCCGACGGCGGCGGCCGGTTGGTCGCCGCTGCCGCCGACGATGGGCGTGCCGGCAGCCAAGCCGGTCTCACGCGCCGCCGTCTCGCTCACCTGTGCCGTCGGCTCGTGCGACTCAACGCACAACGGCAGCCACTCGCGGGGAATGTCCAACAAAGCCAACATCTCATCCGACCAGCGGCGATGCCGCACGTCGAGCAGGCCCATACCGGTAGCGTCGCCAACCTCGGTGGCGAATTCGCCGCTCAGCTTGTAGCGGATGTAGTCTTTGGGCAACAGCACGTGCGCCACGTGCGCGTAGACATCCGGCTCGTGCTCGCGCACCCAGAGCAGCTTCGGCGCAGTGTAACTGGTCGCGGGGAGATTGGCGACGAGTTCGCGGGTGCGCATCGGGCCGCCGGCGCGTCGCACGATCTCGTCGCACTGCGCCGCGGTGCGCTGATCGTTCCACAAGATGGCCGGCCGCAGCACGTTGCCCGCGCGGTCAAGCAGGGTCAGCCCGTGCATCTGGCCGCTCAGGCCGATGCTGCGCACATCATGCCCCGAAGCGCCGGCCTTCGCCAGCACCTGGCGAATTGCCTCGCTCGTTCCGCGCCACCAGTCAGCGGGGTCTTGTTCACTCCACAGCGGTCGGGGGGTGTAAAGCGGATATTCCACCGTCGCGCTGGCCAGCGTCTCGCCGTTTTCGTTGATGAGCAATGCTTTGACGGCAGTGGTGCCGAGGTCAATGCCAAGCAGTGTCATGGTATGTCGCTCCCTGAGCGGGGATTCTAGCCCCGCTTTAACCTGGGCGAGACGCCAAAGCGAGAGCGCGCCAGGTCGCAGCGGGCAGGCGTGGTGTGCGCCCCCTTGGGAGGTGCAACCGTGATTGCGCAATCGCCGGTTATTGCGCTCACAATAGCAAGCCGGGCCGCTCCAGCCCGCGCTGCAAGTCGCTCAGAAAGCGACCGACCTGCGCGCCGTCCACGATGCGATGATCGGCGCTCACGGTCAGCGTGGCGACCGGCGCAACCCGCGGCTGATCATGTTCATCCACGATCATGCGCTTGCCGGCGCGCCCCACGGCCAGGATGGCCGCCTGCGGCGGATTGACGATGGCCGTGAAGCGGTCCACGGCGAACATGCCCAGGTTGGACAGCGTGAACGTGCCGCCCTGCACATCGGCCAGTTGCAGTTGGCCGGCGCGCCCACGCGCCGTCAGCTCATTCAGTCGGGCGGCGATCTCGA is a genomic window containing:
- a CDS encoding ABC transporter substrate-binding protein, with the translated sequence MTTKSGLLALGLTAALIAGCAAPAAPSAPAAPAAPAEQAPAGGVTELTIWWAEWDPANYLQELANDYQKEKGIKVNVVQEPWGTYYNKVTAEWAAKGTGYDMVVGDSQWLGQAATQGHYLDLTDFMKEKGLDKTVTPATLLYYGTYNGKYWAFPTEGDALGWAYRKDLFEDPAEKEAFKAKYGYDLDVPKDLLQLRDIAEFFTRPEKNLYGIAVYTQKDYDAITMGAQNFIFNFGADWKNDKFEVEGVLNTENAAKALELYRELYTKFMPPGLSNAFFQEMNDAFISGQVAMITNYFAFFPALVNPQTNPNYHDKVGFFSTPPGPGGAQYASLGGQGISVNAYISPERQQAAKDFIEWFASKPVQEKWAALGGYTCNIEVLNSDTFKQATPYNPAFAETMNFVKDFWNIPEFGDLLVVSQRELSKYIVEGQGTAKEALDNIAREHTEILKKAGYLK
- a CDS encoding xylulokinase, giving the protein MTLLGIDLGTTAVKALLINENGETLASATVEYPLYTPRPLWSEQDPADWWRGTSEAIRQVLAKAGASGHDVRSIGLSGQMHGLTLLDRAGNVLRPAILWNDQRTAAQCDEIVRRAGGPMRTRELVANLPATSYTAPKLLWVREHEPDVYAHVAHVLLPKDYIRYKLSGEFATEVGDATGMGLLDVRHRRWSDEMLALLDIPREWLPLCVESHEPTAQVSETAARETGLAAGTPIVGGSGDQPAAAVGLGSVREGIVNVTLGTSGVVFASVERYPPVRDTAVEVFCHAVPETWFFMGVMLSAGGSLRWQRDVIALGHPQLVTRPPSPADPYDLLMQSAAEVPIGAEGLMFLPYLTGERTPHRDPLARGAFVGLTLRHTQAHLARAVVEGISFGLRDSIELMRELGLHVDEVRAAGGGARSAIWRQMLADIFQADITLVNSTEGGAFGVALLAGVGIGLWRNTREACDAVIRVTSRTSPSEDSTVLRRYDEAYARFRELYPALKPIFAQLEQ